A stretch of DNA from Armatimonadota bacterium:
TCTCTCTTGCCGGTAGCGCCCACCCCGAAGCGGATGCGACACCTGTGACAACGTCGACGAAGGGGGTCTGACCCCAAAATTTCGTTTCCCTGGAGGCTGGTATGCCCGCACATCCGAAGGAAGCTTCAAAACGCCTACGACCTGTCGACAGCTGGGCGTCGAGGCGCGGGGCAGTTGATCCGTTAAACTGCAACAGTGTCTCCGGACAGGGCTTGTCGCGCCCGGACAATGCGGTCCATCGCCTTCCGGGCTAGCTTCCCGGCGCGTACCTTCTGCACATTCATCCTCACAGTGCGGACACGCACCCTCAGCAGACGCGCGGCGCGAGCCGGGGCCATGCCCAGCTCGTCCACCAGCAGGCCCGCGGCGGCCAGCCGCAGCCCCGGGATGCGGCGTTCCACGATGTCGGCCCGCAGCACGCCCAGCGCGTCAGCCACGGCGGCCAGGGCCGCCACCTCCCACCCACGCGTTCCCGGCCTGTAGTCCCGGAGCCTCGCCACCAAGGGTTCCTCAACGAACTTTCGATACTCCCTGACCCGGGCTGCGCGGTCGGTCCCCAGCATCGCCAGGACCAGGTGTGGTTCCGCCGGACCCGCCTCCCCCCTGATGTACTGGCGGTAGCTGCTCCAGGCATACTCTTCGGGTCTACCCACCACACCCGCCCGCACCGGGTTGAGATGAACGTACCGGGTGACCTCCAGCAGGTAAGAGTCGGTGTCCACCACCGTGCTGTAGAAACGCCCGCCAAACACGTGCCCTTTCCGCTTCCACCGCCTGTTGACGGCCTCCCCGTAACGGCCGTGCAGCCACTGGACGGTGGAGGATACGTTGGCCTTCGAAGTGCGCAGGACCACGTGCACGTGGGTGTCCATGAGGACAAAGGCCAGAAGCGTGGCCTCTCCGCGGTGGAGGGCGTCCCGGAGGAGGCGCAGATAGCTGCGCCGCTCGGTATCGTCCCTGAAGAGCGCGTCCCGGCCCACGGCGTGCGCAGTGACGTGGTAGACACCACCCGCGAGTTGCACGCGGCGCGGACGCGGCATCACCACCACCTCCTCGCCGCGATATCAGGGGTCTGACCCCAAAATTTCGGGGTGGGGCGGTGACCGTTGCTCATACGAGGGATGCCGGCGTCAGGGACAGCCGATGGTGGTGACGCGGATTCTCCCCGTGGCCGGCAGGAGCCGCACGCACAGGCGCATCCGGCCGGCCGCCAGGGTCACCGTCCCGCCGCCCGAGGGAGCACCGAACAGGCTGCGCCCGTGGAACAGGGCCTCGTCCGGCACGGCGCCGCCGAAGCGCGCGTAGGTGATCCGCACCCCGGCGGGCAGGGGCCGGTCGCGGGACACGAGCAGGCGCGAGCCCTCGCGGACGACCACCTGATACACCCCCGCCCCCGGGGGAAAGCGGACGCCGTGGGCCACCGCGGCCCGGCGCTCGGCCATGGCCCGGGCCTGGCTGGCCCGCAGCTCGGCCACCACCACCGTCGCGGCCGCCCGGACCCGCAGCCGGTCCGCCAGCGACCCCGCCTGCCAGGCGACCGCGGAGGCCAGCAGCCCGGCCAGGCCGATGACGATGAGGACCTCGATGCTGGTGAACCCCGTGCGAGGTGGGTGCAGGTCGGCCCCCGCCGCTCCGGGACAATTTCACCAGAGACCGCGGAGGTTTGCCATAGCCTTTCTGAGCCAAAAACCGACAGCCCGGGATCTCCCCGGGCTGCCGGCATCAATCACACGATCCGCACGAGCTACCGGACCGGAAGCGGCGTGGCCAGCTGGCCCAGGCGGCCGATCAGGGCGTGATACCGCGCCCGGTCGCCCACGGCCGCGTACGCCTCCAGCAGCGCCAGCAGGACCACGGGCTGTGGGTCCAGTTCAGCCGCACGCTCCAGCGACTGCACGGCCCGCACCCCATATCCGGCAGCGTAGGGGGCCAGCCCCCACCGGTACAGCCTGAAGGCGTGCAGGTAGGCCACCCCCAGCCAGTAGTGGGCCCGGGCGTCGCTGGCGTTGCGGGCCAGGGCCTCGGTGTAGGGCCGGATGGCCTGCTCGAACGCGCTCTCCGAATACACCCGGGAGGTGTCAAACCCGGGCACCTGGCCGGCCGCCGGCCCCACCGCCGTCACCACCGCAACCAGCGCCGCACACACCGCCCTGGGAAACCCACACCCCATCGCGCCGCCCTCCTACTGGCGTGCGTCCTTGAGAATCTGCGGGGTGATCAGGAAGACCACCTCGCTCTCCCGGATGTCGGTGGAGGTGGAACGGAACAGCTCGCCGATGATGGGGATGTCGCCCAGCAGCGGGACCTTGCGGAGGGTGCGCCGCTCCTCCTGACTGATCAACCCGCCCAGGACGATGGTCTGGCCGTCCCGGACCGTCAGGACCGTCTCCGCCGACCGGGTGGCCACCCGGGGCGCCTGCTGGCCCCCGGGGCCGGTGACGATCTCCGCCACCGAGCTCACCTCCGGCCGCAGGGTCAGGGTCATCAGGCCGTCGGCGTTCACCCGCGGGGTGACCTCCAGCTTCACCCCCACCTCCACGAAGGTCACGGTGGTCGTGGTCACCCCCGCCTGGGTCGTCACGGTGAAGATCGGCACCCGGTCGCCCAGCAGGATGGTGGCCTTGTTGCCGTCCAGGGTGGTGATGCGCGGCGCGGCCAGGATGCGGCCGCGGTTCTCGGTGACCAGTGCCTGCAGGCGGAACAGGATCAGGTCCGTGTCCACGAACTGGAACAGGATCCGGTTCTGGGCGCTGTCCAGGAAGAAGCTGCCGAAGTCGGTCCCCCCCACCCCGCTGAGCAGCCCCAGCTCCCGCAGGACGCTGGAGGCGATGTCGATGGCGTGGGCCTGGATCATGACCTGGGGAATGCGCACGTCCAGCGTGCCCAGGACCTTGACGACCTCCTCGTGCTGAGCGGAGGTCCCGGTGATGAGCAAGGAGTTGGTGCGGGTGTCCACGGCCACCCGGATGCCCGGCACGGCCGCCGCCACGGCGGAGCGGATGGCGTCCACATTGCCGTAGGCCAGACGGTAGGCGATGGTCTCGGGCACCTCGGGAGGCGGGGCCAGCTTTTCGGCCGACGAGATGATGATGTTCTTGCCCAGACGCCTGAACGCCAGGCCGTTGGCCTCCAGGATGAAGCGCAGCGCGTCCTCGCAGGTCACGTCCACCAGCCGCAGGGTGATGGTGCCCTGCACCGAGGAGTCGGTCACCATGTTGAACGCGCACAGCTTGGACAGAGCACTCAGCACGTCGGCCAGCGCCACGCCCCGGAACTCCAGCAGGCGGATCAACCCCGGCGCCTGGGGGCCGGTGGGCAGCTGCTGGGCGGTGCGGACCACCCCGGTCCCGGGAGCGGCCGACACCGCCGGCGCCAGGGGACCGGAGATCTCGGGCACCGGCGCGGCGGCCGCCGCGCGCGCCTGCCCTTCGGTCACCGGCGCCTGCAGGGGGACACTCACCACCAGGATGTGGGGAGCCGACCGCTGTACGTCCACCGGAACGGGGCGCACCAGGTCGATCACCACCCGGGCAATCGGCGGGCTGTCCTGGAACTGGCCGACCCGCACGCGCAGGACGTTGCCCTTGTTCACCGGGCGGGTCGTCCGCAGGTGCTCGTCCACCACGGCGTTCAGCACGTCCACGGCCACCCGGGGCGGCTGCGTGGTGGACAGCGTCGTCACCTGAAACAGGATCGGCCCCGTGGCCACGACCCCCACCACCAGCCGGGTGCCAAAGTCCTTGACGGTCACCTGGGTGACCCGCAGGGGGCCGGCGCCCGCCGGCGCCGGACGCCAGGCCGGCAGGACCAGCGCCGCCGCGGCCAGCAGCACCACGATGCGGAGATGACGGCTCCGGTGCATCCGTTCACTCACCTCCCATGCGCACGTCAAAGCGCCTGCCGCCCTGCACGAATGTGACCGTCCGCCGCGCGGAGTCGATGCGGACCACCCGCAGGTCGCCGATGGTTTCCCCCGCCGTGACAATCTCGGTTCGGTTGCCGATCACCACCACGGCCACGGCCCGCGTGTCGCCCACGATGCCCGTCACGGCAATCCCCGCTCCGGGAGCCGGAGGCTGAGGCTGGGCCGGCGGCTGAGGCTGGCCGGGCAGCGGCGGCGGGGGCAGCTGCTGGCCGGGGCCGGGCGGCGTCGGAAATGGTGGCGGGGGCAGCGGGGGAGCCGGCGGGGGCACAGGGGCGGCCGGCCGCGGCCGGACCAGAGGGATGAACGGGTCAGGTCTCCCGGTGGGACCTGAGGGAACCTGGGCCACCTGGGGTGTGGGGGCCGTCGGGGCTGGTGCCGCCGCCGCCTGGGGCGGCGGGGCCGGCTGAGCTGCCGGGGCGGGTGCCGGCCGCTGCGCCGGGGCCGGGGCCGGAGGAGGCGGCGCACCGACGAACAGTCGGGAGGCGACCAGGTATCCCGCCAGCAGGACCAGCAGGATGACCGCGCCCCACCCCGCAATCGGGTTCTTTTTCAGAAACTCCCGGAGCCTGTCCATCTAGCGGGCCTCCCGCGGCAGCACGTAGGTCTCCGCCTCGACGTTGAGCGTCAGTTCCGGCAGGGTGCGGGGGTCAATCGCCAGGCTGCGGACCGCGATCATCCGCGGGAAGTCCCGCAAGGCCGCCATCAGCCGGATGGTTTCGTCGTAGGTCGCCTGGATGGTCATGGCGATGGGAAAGCGCAGGTACGTCGGCCCGCCAGGGGGAGCCTGCTGTCCCCCTGCCCGAGCAGGTTGCTGCTGTGCCTGGCCGACGGTGGCCGGCTGCAGCTGGGAGGGCCGGATGGACTGGAGGTTGACCCCCACCGAGCGGCTGAGGCGCTCCAGCTGCACCAGCAGCACGGGGGTTTCCTTCTGGGCGGGCAGGCGGGTTTCGATCTGCGCGATGAAGGCCGACAGCCGCTGGTACTCCTCCTGCAGGCGCGTGATCTGGGCGGCGGTGGCGCGCATGCGGTCCCGCTGGGCCGTCTGGGCGGCCAGCTGGTCGGTCAGCCGCCGGATCTCGGCCTGCTTGGGGGCGTAGACGTAGTAGTAAAACAGCAGCAGCACGCCGACGGTGCCGACCACGATGAGCAGGATGCGCTCGCGGCGGGTCATGGCACGCCGGCC
This window harbors:
- a CDS encoding secretin N-terminal domain-containing protein, which codes for MHRSRHLRIVVLLAAAALVLPAWRPAPAGAGPLRVTQVTVKDFGTRLVVGVVATGPILFQVTTLSTTQPPRVAVDVLNAVVDEHLRTTRPVNKGNVLRVRVGQFQDSPPIARVVIDLVRPVPVDVQRSAPHILVVSVPLQAPVTEGQARAAAAAPVPEISGPLAPAVSAAPGTGVVRTAQQLPTGPQAPGLIRLLEFRGVALADVLSALSKLCAFNMVTDSSVQGTITLRLVDVTCEDALRFILEANGLAFRRLGKNIIISSAEKLAPPPEVPETIAYRLAYGNVDAIRSAVAAAVPGIRVAVDTRTNSLLITGTSAQHEEVVKVLGTLDVRIPQVMIQAHAIDIASSVLRELGLLSGVGGTDFGSFFLDSAQNRILFQFVDTDLILFRLQALVTENRGRILAAPRITTLDGNKATILLGDRVPIFTVTTQAGVTTTTVTFVEVGVKLEVTPRVNADGLMTLTLRPEVSSVAEIVTGPGGQQAPRVATRSAETVLTVRDGQTIVLGGLISQEERRTLRKVPLLGDIPIIGELFRSTSTDIRESEVVFLITPQILKDARQ
- a CDS encoding transposase — translated: MPRPRRVQLAGGVYHVTAHAVGRDALFRDDTERRSYLRLLRDALHRGEATLLAFVLMDTHVHVVLRTSKANVSSTVQWLHGRYGEAVNRRWKRKGHVFGGRFYSTVVDTDSYLLEVTRYVHLNPVRAGVVGRPEEYAWSSYRQYIRGEAGPAEPHLVLAMLGTDRAARVREYRKFVEEPLVARLRDYRPGTRGWEVAALAAVADALGVLRADIVERRIPGLRLAAAGLLVDELGMAPARAARLLRVRVRTVRMNVQKVRAGKLARKAMDRIVRARQALSGDTVAV
- a CDS encoding tetratricopeptide repeat protein, with protein sequence MGCGFPRAVCAALVAVVTAVGPAAGQVPGFDTSRVYSESAFEQAIRPYTEALARNASDARAHYWLGVAYLHAFRLYRWGLAPYAAGYGVRAVQSLERAAELDPQPVVLLALLEAYAAVGDRARYHALIGRLGQLATPLPVR
- the pilO gene encoding type 4a pilus biogenesis protein PilO, yielding MTRRERILLIVVGTVGVLLLFYYYVYAPKQAEIRRLTDQLAAQTAQRDRMRATAAQITRLQEEYQRLSAFIAQIETRLPAQKETPVLLVQLERLSRSVGVNLQSIRPSQLQPATVGQAQQQPARAGGQQAPPGGPTYLRFPIAMTIQATYDETIRLMAALRDFPRMIAVRSLAIDPRTLPELTLNVEAETYVLPREAR